In Arthrobacter ramosus, one DNA window encodes the following:
- a CDS encoding GntR family transcriptional regulator: MILNIDLASDVPIYQQLRDQIVEAIADGVLAEGSSLPATRTLAADFGINFHTVNKAYDLLRQQGLIQLNRKTGAVVTPMVADPPFGAEWAGRARTLLAEAVARGLSADEVLKSCRSILDSFGTTQPEETP; the protein is encoded by the coding sequence ATGATCCTCAACATAGACCTAGCCAGCGACGTGCCGATCTACCAGCAGCTGCGGGACCAGATCGTGGAGGCGATCGCCGACGGCGTGCTGGCCGAGGGCAGCTCGTTGCCGGCCACCAGGACGCTCGCCGCGGACTTCGGGATCAATTTCCACACCGTGAACAAAGCCTATGACCTGTTGCGCCAGCAAGGCCTGATCCAGCTCAACCGAAAGACCGGCGCGGTGGTGACCCCGATGGTCGCGGACCCGCCGTTCGGCGCGGAATGGGCCGGGAGGGCACGGACCCTGCTGGCCGAAGCCGTCGCGAGGGGACTATCGGCCGACGAAGTTCTCAAGTCCTGCCGGTCGATACTCGATTCATTTGGAACCACGCAGCCAGAGGAAACACCATGA
- a CDS encoding DUF1648 domain-containing protein, whose protein sequence is MTVAIVLSSALAALVLAIALVLPAINSPTVPFGVRVPAQRADDPTVVRQTRIYRWRVLLSGIVAIGVCLAIYGMTGETLLLPLSVLVLVGFWYGCFFLANHEIRAAKAAGGWYEGVHQVIAVDTELRTDPPRFPWLWLAPALIITIATVVIGVISYPSMPDVLAVHYGAKGMPNRLAAKSIGTAFSLVFVQIGVTALLVGIAAAILFRSRPDIDPAHPAGSAHWHRRYMLLGAKALLGLLAMIDLAMLGSSLLMWTGTVTPWAPLVVALPILAAVAVAVVVFARNNRARDEGEEDTGLTHREDDQYWRSGLFYVNREDHALMVPRRFGLGWTLNFGNPRAAMLLAGVVALIGLVITLRLGG, encoded by the coding sequence ATGACCGTTGCCATTGTCCTGAGCTCCGCGTTGGCGGCACTGGTGCTCGCCATCGCGCTGGTCCTGCCCGCGATCAACAGCCCGACGGTTCCCTTCGGGGTCCGCGTACCGGCCCAGCGTGCCGACGACCCGACCGTTGTCAGGCAGACCCGCATCTATCGTTGGAGGGTTCTCCTGAGCGGGATCGTCGCCATCGGGGTCTGCCTTGCCATTTACGGAATGACAGGCGAAACGTTGCTACTGCCGCTCTCGGTGCTGGTGCTCGTCGGCTTCTGGTACGGCTGCTTCTTCCTGGCCAACCACGAAATCCGGGCCGCCAAGGCCGCCGGAGGTTGGTATGAGGGCGTGCACCAAGTCATCGCGGTGGACACCGAATTGCGGACCGATCCACCGCGTTTTCCCTGGCTCTGGCTGGCGCCGGCGTTGATCATCACTATCGCCACTGTTGTGATCGGCGTGATCAGCTACCCGTCCATGCCCGATGTGCTCGCGGTGCACTACGGTGCGAAAGGCATGCCCAACCGATTGGCCGCCAAATCGATCGGCACCGCCTTTTCGCTGGTATTCGTGCAAATCGGCGTGACCGCACTGCTCGTGGGTATCGCGGCGGCGATCCTCTTCCGCAGCCGGCCCGACATCGACCCGGCGCACCCGGCAGGCTCCGCGCACTGGCACCGCCGCTATATGTTGCTGGGTGCCAAAGCACTCCTCGGATTGCTCGCGATGATCGACCTGGCGATGCTGGGATCATCGTTGCTGATGTGGACGGGAACGGTCACGCCGTGGGCGCCGCTCGTGGTCGCGCTCCCGATCCTGGCCGCCGTCGCGGTAGCAGTCGTTGTCTTCGCCAGGAACAACCGCGCACGGGACGAGGGCGAGGAGGACACCGGACTGACCCACCGGGAGGACGACCAATACTGGCGGAGCGGCTTGTTCTACGTCAACCGCGAAGACCACGCGCTGATGGTTCCGCGCCGCTTCGGTCTGGGATGGACCCTCAACTTCGGCAATCCAAGGGCAGCGATGCTCCTGGCCGGCGTGGTCGCGCTGATCGGCCTGGTGATCACTCTCCGTCTCGGCGGCTGA
- a CDS encoding TM0106 family RecB-like putative nuclease, with product MFFLDSVDARQPQDLVFSASDLVTASTCEYQLLRKLDEKLGRSQKPAFDVDEMLERTAALGDVHEHGVLDRFVAEFGTWDPLARTGVFDVVPAKAMDRATLQAKHAESIEALRSGADVVFQAAFFDGQFHGRSDFLVKQPDGSYAVYDTKLARHAKVTALLQLAAYGEQLLKAGITPAPDLTLVLGATIQRDLAGSDGRGGFDYVHSDHRLADVLPVFRERRDRFLALTDAHRSRLEAIQWGAPGVTACGRCDYCKEQVRLHRDLLMVAGMRISRRKKLMENGIFTIDALAEMPDAADSATRRLQEQARLQTGTATPDGTVNYTDKTGTAKSISYSVLESNSLARLPRPDAGDIFFDFEGDPLWQDPVTGRWGLEYLFGVIENPTEPGESPVFKPFWAHSRAQERQAFVEFLEYVEERRMKYPDMRIYHYAAYEKTALRNLSVIHTVGEAAVDNLLREGVLVDLYDTVRHSIRISEDSYSIKKLEPLYMGKHLRSGEVTDAGASVVAYANYCTARDANREDEAATILAGISDYNEYDCLSTLELRNWLLGLAAERSIEPGFPVPSGPELPAETEPDKYEAAPEETALLDYLADLPDDSLRSDDNRAVAMVAAAVGFHRREDKQFWWGHFDRLDRPVSEWEDTRDCFIVEGGEVVRDWGILPGKRNPSRDVLFFGRAAEGSGFGSGKTYFRMYGPPVPEAFDGKAFSAQGRSGAGGTEILEVGGYGPADGAGEDQAAKEAGDTVLVREILPSKTSPFQQLPMALTPDAPVNTKGQRAALSELAIEVRSSLPSWPKDPALDLLRRIPPRLKSLGALPVVEPGDDGYVNAVTAAVNNLDHSYVAVQGPPGTGKTYVGSRVVARLVAKGWKVGVVGQSNAMIENMLCTAIEAGVNPDVVAKDMKHDGDVPWSRRKDKDVARLLAAPGGCLIGGTAWVMTGSSVPAGSLDLLVIDEAGQFSLANTLAVSRATKRLLLLGDPQQLPQVTQGKHPEPVDESALGWLAHGLHTLPAELGYFLATSWRMHPDLCAAVSELSYDGRLHSAPAASGRRLSGVRAGVECVYVPHSGNSTQSPEEAAEVVRQVRAHLGPAWLDPRESPEERPLLEKDILVVAAYNAQVQLIQHELRAAGLRGVRVGTVDKFQGQEAPVVIVSMAASAAAEVPRGMEFLLSRNRINVAVSRGQWRAVVVRSPELTNYLPTQPEGLEHLGGFVGLCQRGNPTDSH from the coding sequence GTGTTTTTTCTCGATTCAGTAGATGCAAGGCAACCGCAGGATTTGGTGTTTTCCGCCAGCGACCTCGTGACGGCCTCCACGTGCGAGTACCAGTTGCTGCGCAAGTTGGACGAGAAGCTGGGCCGCTCGCAGAAGCCGGCCTTCGACGTCGACGAAATGCTGGAACGGACCGCCGCGCTGGGCGACGTTCACGAGCACGGGGTGCTGGACCGTTTCGTGGCCGAGTTCGGCACCTGGGATCCGCTGGCGCGCACTGGCGTGTTCGACGTCGTTCCCGCCAAAGCGATGGACCGCGCCACCCTGCAAGCCAAGCATGCGGAATCCATCGAGGCGTTGCGATCCGGCGCGGATGTGGTCTTCCAGGCGGCATTCTTCGACGGTCAGTTTCACGGACGGTCCGATTTCCTCGTCAAACAGCCGGACGGCAGCTACGCGGTCTACGACACCAAGCTCGCCCGCCACGCCAAGGTCACTGCGCTGTTGCAACTGGCTGCCTACGGCGAACAGCTGCTCAAGGCGGGAATCACTCCGGCCCCGGATCTGACCCTTGTCCTCGGGGCTACCATCCAGCGGGACCTTGCTGGATCGGACGGCCGTGGCGGCTTCGACTATGTGCACAGCGACCACCGGCTCGCCGATGTCCTGCCGGTGTTCCGTGAACGCCGGGACCGATTCCTCGCATTGACGGACGCGCACCGATCGCGCTTGGAGGCTATCCAATGGGGCGCGCCCGGAGTCACGGCGTGCGGTCGCTGCGACTACTGCAAAGAACAAGTGCGCCTCCACCGGGATCTGCTGATGGTGGCGGGGATGAGAATCAGCCGGCGCAAGAAGCTCATGGAAAACGGTATCTTCACCATCGACGCCCTTGCTGAGATGCCCGACGCCGCGGATTCCGCCACACGTCGTCTGCAGGAACAAGCCCGACTGCAAACCGGAACAGCCACACCCGATGGCACAGTCAATTACACCGACAAGACGGGCACAGCGAAGAGCATCAGCTATTCCGTTCTGGAGTCCAACTCCCTGGCCCGGCTCCCCCGGCCCGACGCGGGAGACATCTTCTTTGACTTCGAAGGAGACCCCCTGTGGCAAGACCCCGTAACCGGCCGCTGGGGACTGGAGTACTTGTTCGGGGTTATCGAAAATCCGACCGAGCCGGGCGAATCTCCGGTGTTCAAACCGTTCTGGGCACATTCCCGGGCTCAGGAACGGCAGGCGTTCGTCGAGTTCCTCGAGTACGTGGAAGAACGCCGCATGAAGTATCCGGATATGCGGATCTACCACTACGCTGCCTACGAGAAAACCGCGCTGCGGAACCTGTCGGTCATCCACACTGTGGGCGAAGCCGCCGTGGACAACCTCCTCCGCGAAGGCGTGCTGGTGGACCTCTACGACACCGTGCGGCACAGCATCCGCATCTCTGAGGACTCGTACAGCATCAAGAAACTCGAGCCCCTGTATATGGGCAAGCATTTGCGTTCGGGCGAAGTGACCGACGCCGGAGCCTCCGTGGTTGCCTACGCCAACTACTGCACGGCCCGGGACGCGAACCGCGAGGATGAAGCGGCAACGATCCTGGCGGGTATTTCCGACTACAACGAATACGACTGCCTCTCCACTCTCGAACTGCGGAATTGGCTGCTGGGCCTGGCAGCGGAACGCTCCATTGAACCCGGTTTTCCGGTTCCTTCGGGACCCGAGCTACCCGCGGAGACTGAGCCGGACAAGTACGAGGCCGCGCCGGAGGAAACAGCCCTCCTCGACTACCTTGCGGACTTGCCGGACGATTCCCTCCGCTCCGACGACAACCGGGCGGTGGCCATGGTGGCGGCCGCGGTCGGCTTTCACCGGCGTGAGGACAAGCAATTCTGGTGGGGACACTTCGACCGCCTGGACCGGCCCGTCTCCGAATGGGAAGACACGAGGGACTGCTTCATCGTGGAAGGCGGCGAAGTGGTGCGTGACTGGGGCATACTGCCTGGAAAGCGGAACCCCTCAAGGGATGTGCTGTTCTTCGGCCGCGCAGCCGAAGGATCAGGCTTCGGATCCGGTAAGACGTACTTCCGGATGTACGGTCCACCCGTGCCGGAGGCGTTCGACGGCAAGGCATTTAGTGCCCAGGGCAGGTCAGGAGCAGGGGGAACCGAAATCCTGGAGGTCGGCGGTTACGGCCCTGCTGACGGAGCCGGAGAGGACCAAGCTGCCAAGGAAGCCGGCGATACAGTTCTGGTCCGGGAGATCCTGCCCAGCAAAACGTCCCCTTTCCAGCAGCTGCCCATGGCACTCACGCCGGATGCTCCCGTCAACACAAAAGGTCAGCGCGCGGCCCTCTCGGAACTGGCCATCGAGGTACGCTCCAGTCTGCCGTCATGGCCGAAGGACCCGGCTTTGGACCTGCTGCGTCGCATCCCGCCCCGGCTGAAAAGCCTTGGGGCCCTGCCCGTGGTCGAGCCCGGAGACGATGGGTATGTCAATGCCGTGACAGCCGCTGTCAACAACCTCGACCATTCCTACGTCGCAGTCCAAGGCCCTCCCGGCACGGGGAAGACCTATGTCGGCTCACGCGTCGTGGCCCGATTGGTGGCGAAAGGTTGGAAGGTCGGGGTAGTGGGCCAATCGAACGCCATGATTGAGAACATGCTTTGCACGGCAATTGAGGCCGGGGTGAATCCCGACGTTGTCGCCAAGGATATGAAGCACGATGGCGACGTGCCGTGGAGCCGGCGCAAGGACAAGGACGTCGCCCGCCTCCTCGCCGCACCAGGCGGTTGCCTCATCGGCGGCACTGCCTGGGTTATGACGGGAAGCTCCGTGCCCGCCGGATCCCTGGACTTGCTCGTCATCGACGAAGCCGGTCAGTTCTCCCTCGCCAACACCCTCGCCGTGAGCCGGGCAACAAAGAGACTCCTGCTCCTCGGCGACCCCCAGCAACTTCCCCAAGTCACCCAAGGCAAGCACCCCGAACCGGTCGATGAGTCTGCACTCGGCTGGCTGGCCCACGGTCTGCACACGCTGCCCGCGGAGCTCGGCTACTTCCTGGCGACGTCGTGGCGCATGCACCCGGATTTGTGCGCTGCGGTGTCTGAACTGTCTTACGATGGTCGGCTGCATTCGGCACCGGCTGCCTCCGGGCGGCGGCTCTCCGGAGTTCGGGCCGGCGTCGAGTGCGTTTACGTCCCGCACAGCGGAAATTCCACCCAGTCTCCGGAAGAAGCTGCGGAGGTAGTCCGCCAAGTCAGGGCACACCTTGGCCCGGCTTGGCTGGACCCTCGCGAATCACCCGAGGAGCGGCCGCTGCTTGAAAAGGACATCCTCGTAGTGGCTGCCTATAACGCCCAGGTGCAGCTCATCCAGCACGAACTGAGAGCGGCTGGACTTCGCGGCGTGCGGGTGGGGACCGTGGACAAGTTCCAGGGCCAGGAAGCTCCCGTGGTGATCGTCTCCATGGCTGCGTCCGCTGCCGCCGAGGTACCGCGCGGCATGGAGTTCCTGCTCTCGCGCAACCGAATCAATGTGGCGGTGTCGCGCGGTCAGTGGCGCGCCGTCGTCGTACGCTCACCGGAGCTGACCAACTACCTGCCCACCCAACCGGAAGGGCTGGAGCACCTGGGCGGTTTTGTGGGACTGTGCCAGCGTGGCAACCCAACTGACTCGCATTAG
- a CDS encoding triose-phosphate isomerase family protein has product MAPGHSGTRPTISWASSPLYIGVSTKMYMGYRHSLSWLEQLRSEVDARPALVAGRVVPFVIPSFPILPDAVRILEGSSLLLGAQNCGWAEGPWTGEVSPSLLAELGVRLVEIGHAERRRHFAEDDAVVALKVRAALDAGLTPLLCVGEEAVADPAVSASFVFRQISVAVRDDWATAARLVIAYEPVWAIGATEPAGAAYVSDVVARLRDLLAEHGLAGLPIIYGGSAKPGLLPELRGVSGLFLGRFAHDAANFGAVLDEALGLPN; this is encoded by the coding sequence ATGGCACCCGGGCATTCAGGAACAAGGCCGACGATCTCCTGGGCAAGTAGCCCGTTGTACATCGGGGTCAGCACCAAGATGTACATGGGCTACCGCCACAGCCTGTCTTGGCTGGAGCAACTGCGAAGTGAAGTGGACGCCCGTCCGGCCCTTGTGGCCGGGCGGGTGGTCCCGTTTGTGATCCCGTCGTTCCCCATATTGCCCGACGCGGTCCGGATTCTGGAAGGTTCTTCGCTTCTCCTGGGCGCGCAGAACTGTGGCTGGGCTGAGGGTCCGTGGACGGGTGAAGTGTCACCGTCCCTGCTGGCCGAGTTGGGTGTGCGGCTCGTGGAGATCGGACACGCGGAACGACGCCGGCACTTCGCCGAGGACGACGCCGTGGTCGCATTGAAGGTCCGGGCCGCGTTGGATGCAGGGTTGACCCCGCTGTTGTGTGTCGGCGAGGAGGCCGTTGCCGATCCGGCGGTGTCGGCGTCGTTCGTGTTCCGGCAGATCTCTGTCGCCGTCCGGGACGACTGGGCGACGGCGGCTCGTTTGGTTATCGCGTACGAACCGGTTTGGGCCATCGGTGCTACCGAGCCAGCCGGCGCGGCTTACGTGTCCGACGTCGTCGCCCGTCTCCGGGACTTGCTCGCCGAACATGGCCTCGCCGGGCTGCCGATCATTTACGGTGGCTCGGCCAAGCCGGGGCTCCTGCCTGAACTGCGGGGTGTGTCCGGACTTTTCCTAGGCCGCTTCGCCCACGACGCAGCGAACTTCGGTGCCGTACTGGATGAAGCGCTGGGGTTGCCCAACTAG
- a CDS encoding MFS transporter encodes MSLATSSTKEMLDSPVLKSAIRKAATRLMPMLVILYVVSFLDRTNVGFAEAALGADKGVSAGAFALGAGIFFIGYAIFEIPSNLLLKKVGAKIWLARIAITWGIVSACFAFVQGETSFVILRFLLGVTEAGLFPGVIMYLAEWFPNKVRVQMFAVFYLAQPFSQMIGNPLSGWLINIGDQLPGVRGWQVMFFTEGILAVLAGIAAFFFLINGPEKAKFLNVDEKFALKEIMTQEDTVKDETGPRGVFAAMRNGRVWYFTLIYFCLQIAVYGVTFFLPQQVSSLTGQKVGLAVGLLIAVPWFFGIFACYLIGRAANTVAKRRMFGTVLFVSTGLCILGSAWAGTNHQPVLGMVFITLAVCSFLAVGPVVWAYPTAFLAGSAAAAGIGLINSLGNLGGFVAPILRTAVNSATADPTGSAGVYALGILPFLAAAMMYGTRAFRNKADDLLGK; translated from the coding sequence ATGTCCCTTGCCACTTCATCCACGAAGGAGATGCTGGATTCGCCGGTCCTGAAATCGGCGATCCGCAAGGCTGCCACCCGGCTCATGCCGATGCTGGTCATCCTCTATGTGGTCTCCTTCCTCGACCGCACCAACGTCGGTTTCGCCGAAGCTGCGCTCGGCGCTGACAAAGGCGTCTCGGCCGGGGCGTTCGCGCTCGGTGCCGGTATTTTCTTCATCGGTTACGCGATCTTTGAAATCCCCAGCAACCTGCTGCTCAAGAAGGTCGGTGCGAAGATCTGGCTTGCCCGTATTGCCATCACCTGGGGCATCGTCTCGGCCTGCTTTGCGTTCGTGCAGGGTGAGACGTCCTTCGTGATCCTGCGGTTCCTGCTCGGCGTGACCGAGGCGGGCCTGTTCCCTGGCGTCATCATGTACCTGGCCGAGTGGTTCCCGAACAAGGTGCGCGTGCAGATGTTCGCGGTCTTCTACCTCGCCCAGCCGTTCTCCCAGATGATCGGCAACCCCCTCTCGGGCTGGCTCATCAATATCGGCGACCAGCTTCCGGGCGTCCGCGGCTGGCAGGTCATGTTCTTCACCGAGGGCATCCTGGCCGTGCTCGCCGGCATTGCGGCGTTCTTCTTCCTGATCAACGGCCCGGAGAAGGCCAAGTTCCTTAACGTCGACGAGAAGTTCGCGCTCAAGGAGATCATGACTCAGGAGGACACTGTCAAGGATGAAACCGGGCCGCGGGGCGTGTTTGCGGCGATGCGCAACGGTCGCGTCTGGTACTTCACCCTCATCTATTTCTGCCTGCAGATCGCCGTTTACGGCGTCACCTTCTTCCTCCCGCAGCAGGTTTCTTCGCTGACGGGCCAAAAGGTGGGGCTCGCTGTCGGCCTGCTGATCGCGGTTCCGTGGTTCTTCGGTATCTTCGCCTGCTACCTGATCGGTCGGGCAGCCAACACCGTCGCCAAGCGCCGCATGTTCGGCACGGTGCTGTTCGTATCGACAGGTCTGTGCATCCTGGGTTCGGCTTGGGCCGGGACCAACCACCAACCGGTGCTGGGGATGGTCTTCATCACCCTCGCGGTATGCAGCTTCCTCGCCGTCGGGCCGGTCGTCTGGGCCTACCCCACGGCATTCCTTGCCGGGTCCGCAGCCGCGGCCGGCATCGGCCTGATCAACTCGCTGGGCAACCTGGGCGGTTTCGTGGCTCCGATCCTGCGGACCGCGGTCAACAGCGCCACGGCAGACCCCACCGGATCGGCCGGGGTTTACGCGCTCGGAATTCTGCCCTTCCTGGCGGCCGCCATGATGTATGGCACCCGGGCATTCAGGAACAAGGCCGACGATCTCCTGGGCAAGTAG
- a CDS encoding SDR family NAD(P)-dependent oxidoreductase codes for MNTFPAERTAIVTGAVSERGIGRATVNYLAAQGWNIGIIDLDDALCKSTAKEIAAEYGVQAYGVGANVADEASVRSAIDTLEAELPQIVALANVAGVSSPIPYLELEPAEWNRVLSINLNGVHYATRRVAESMVKNRIGRIVNISSVSAQRGGGTFSKTPYSVAKAGVIGLTRATARELGEYDITVNAISPGPIDTDIMGGTLSEERKDELTKDLVVNRVGSTRDIAAAIAFLISEDSGYISGQTLNVDGGLYMH; via the coding sequence ATGAACACCTTCCCCGCAGAACGCACCGCGATCGTCACCGGCGCCGTCTCCGAGCGCGGCATCGGCCGGGCAACCGTCAACTACCTTGCAGCGCAGGGCTGGAACATCGGCATCATCGACCTCGACGACGCCCTCTGCAAGAGCACCGCCAAGGAAATCGCCGCCGAATATGGCGTGCAGGCCTATGGCGTGGGCGCCAACGTGGCCGATGAAGCATCCGTGCGCTCGGCGATCGACACGCTCGAGGCCGAGTTGCCGCAGATCGTAGCCCTGGCCAACGTTGCCGGCGTCAGTTCACCGATTCCGTACCTGGAACTCGAGCCGGCCGAGTGGAACCGTGTCCTGAGCATCAACCTCAACGGCGTCCACTACGCCACCCGCCGCGTGGCCGAGTCAATGGTCAAGAACCGCATCGGACGCATCGTGAACATCTCCTCGGTTTCCGCGCAGCGCGGCGGCGGGACGTTCTCGAAGACCCCGTACTCGGTGGCCAAGGCCGGCGTCATCGGGCTGACCCGCGCCACCGCCCGCGAACTGGGCGAGTACGACATCACCGTCAACGCCATATCTCCCGGCCCGATCGACACCGACATCATGGGCGGCACCCTCAGCGAGGAACGCAAGGACGAACTCACCAAGGACCTCGTGGTGAACCGCGTGGGCTCCACCCGGGATATCGCCGCCGCCATCGCCTTCCTCATCAGCGAAGACTCCGGCTACATCTCGGGCCAGACGCTGAATGTCGACGGCGGCTTGTACATGCACTAA
- a CDS encoding 3-hydroxyacyl-CoA dehydrogenase family protein, whose amino-acid sequence MTETRKTPAGTTSARKIAVVGSGYMGGGIAQVLALGGARVALADVSAEIAQKNYDRLLVESDEFVAAGLFPEGSTAILKANLWAAKDIEEAVADADFIEEAVPEVLDIKHQTLARISAAARPDALIGSNTSTISIAALAEAVAAPERFLGVHFSNPSPFIPGVEIIPHAGTTPETVAASRELVHAAGKQTAVVKDVTGFVLNRLQYALFHEAAQLVEQGIATADDVDTLVRTTFGFRLPFFGPFAIADMAGLDVYDFCYKSLQTGFPERFATPKILSDLVEAGKLGTKTGAGFLNVPAERTPELIAYRNKAYVAMQKLLDELGPAPIN is encoded by the coding sequence ATGACTGAAACCCGGAAAACCCCCGCGGGCACGACGTCCGCCCGGAAGATCGCCGTCGTCGGCTCCGGTTACATGGGCGGCGGGATCGCGCAGGTCCTGGCCCTCGGCGGGGCACGCGTGGCGTTGGCGGATGTGTCCGCCGAAATCGCGCAGAAGAACTACGACCGCCTGCTGGTGGAGTCGGACGAATTCGTGGCCGCTGGACTCTTTCCTGAAGGTTCCACGGCAATCCTGAAGGCCAATCTGTGGGCCGCCAAGGATATCGAAGAGGCCGTGGCGGACGCCGACTTCATCGAAGAAGCCGTCCCAGAGGTCCTCGACATCAAGCACCAGACCCTGGCCCGCATCAGCGCCGCCGCCCGTCCGGACGCGCTGATCGGCTCCAACACCTCCACGATCTCCATTGCCGCTCTCGCCGAGGCCGTCGCAGCTCCCGAGCGATTCCTGGGCGTCCACTTCTCCAACCCGTCGCCGTTCATTCCCGGCGTCGAGATCATTCCCCACGCCGGCACCACGCCGGAGACTGTGGCTGCTTCCCGCGAACTGGTCCACGCGGCCGGAAAGCAAACCGCCGTCGTCAAGGACGTCACCGGTTTCGTGCTCAACCGGCTGCAGTACGCGCTCTTCCACGAGGCTGCGCAGCTGGTGGAGCAGGGGATCGCAACAGCCGACGACGTCGACACCCTGGTCCGTACGACGTTCGGCTTCCGTTTGCCGTTCTTTGGTCCATTCGCGATCGCGGACATGGCCGGACTGGACGTCTACGACTTCTGCTATAAGTCCCTGCAGACCGGATTCCCGGAACGCTTCGCCACCCCGAAGATCCTGAGCGACCTCGTGGAGGCGGGGAAGCTCGGGACCAAGACCGGGGCAGGCTTCCTCAACGTCCCTGCGGAACGCACGCCCGAACTCATCGCTTACCGGAACAAGGCCTACGTGGCCATGCAGAAGCTCCTCGACGAGCTCGGCCCGGCACCCATCAACTAG
- a CDS encoding ribose-5-phosphate isomerase codes for MTTSAGWRIVVGNDEAGVEYKQALMALLEADPRVASVQDVGVGANDSTAYPHVAVDAARKVAEGEADRTLLICGTGLGVAIAANKVPGIRAVTAHDSYSVERSVLSNNAQVLTMGQRVIGLELAKKLVGEWLGHHFDETSPSAAKVDAICSYEPDYTKAV; via the coding sequence ATGACCACATCAGCGGGCTGGCGGATTGTCGTCGGCAATGACGAAGCGGGCGTCGAATACAAGCAGGCACTCATGGCGCTGCTTGAGGCCGATCCCCGGGTGGCGTCGGTGCAGGACGTGGGCGTCGGCGCCAACGACTCCACCGCCTACCCGCACGTTGCCGTGGACGCGGCGCGCAAAGTTGCCGAGGGCGAAGCAGACCGTACCCTCTTGATCTGCGGCACGGGCCTGGGCGTGGCCATCGCGGCCAACAAAGTCCCCGGAATCCGGGCCGTCACCGCGCACGACAGCTACTCCGTGGAGCGCTCGGTCCTGAGCAACAACGCCCAGGTCCTGACCATGGGACAGCGGGTGATTGGCTTGGAACTGGCCAAGAAACTGGTGGGCGAATGGCTGGGCCACCACTTCGACGAAACATCACCTTCCGCCGCCAAGGTGGACGCCATTTGCTCCTACGAGCCCGATTACACAAAGGCAGTGTGA